gtaaactgggagcttccacagcacaggggttgaatacttatgcaagcaagatatctcagttttttatttttcttacaaatatttcccaacataaaaccaatgtcaccttacaataactgattttgggtttcagtgttttaaaataaaatatcaaacaaaacgaaatttcaatgtaccatttgtaattcaataatatgagagaattggtcaggggtctgaatacttttgcaagccACTGTATATATCAACTTATACTTTAAAACACTTGTCTTACCCAATTCTATCTTAGCCCCAAAGAGAAATATTTGCAAAACAGCACCCTCTCTTGACAAAGAAGAAGTGGCACAGTCAAAGCCTTCTCACAAACTGAGCAGTGGCTCTATACGTGTTTCAGCTCAATAACTTGCAACAAAGGACTTGTTCTCAGTACTCTGTATGACTCCCCACACACCTTGCAAACCTGAGATCTGCAAATCAATTGCTTTTGTGCAGTCcagtgtgatgtttttttttttttcttcccccaagCACAACTGGGACTGAAAACTTTGACAATGTTAAAACTTATCAAACCTGTTTTGTTGATTATGATTTCCAAATATTCTGATACATCTAGGCTGAAAATGTATACTCTGCATTAATCATACTGAGAACACTATGACAGCAggttttttatgatttattttacagACTTATCAACATTGGAGCCAGATTTTCTTTTCTAGGTATTTGGATTCGGTCTGTCCTGTTATGTGCACAGTTAGACATTGGTACAGGTCTGAGATATCCCAGTTATTGTAATAACGTATTTGTTTATAAttactttgtatataattttgtGTCAGTCATCACATCAAGCAGGTACAGTATCTTCTCTGAGTTCAGCTGGTACAGCAGAGTGTATCCATTAACCccacataaaacaaatatttttcatCCACTGGGAGGACTGGTTGATGGTTGATGGAACGTGACGAggagacatgtttgagagctgtaTTGGTAGTTTAAACTTCTCTAGGaagtgatgactgaaacaaaaaatgtacaaagtgattctaaacaactgtaaaacatttcagaCCTGTACCAAGTCTAATGTGCCACGTGAATCCTGGCCATACTGCTTTAATAAATGGTGATATTGTAATTACATTACAGACATCAAAGCACACCTTTTTGTTGGTTTGACTATAACTGGTGTTGACTGACCTCAAGCATTGTGTGCACACTACCCTTCAGGTTCAGTTTAATGTGTGAACAGAGgaggtattataaaaaaaaaaggtttcctaaAAGAACCAGATATCGCttgctaaatgtatttttgtttacgactgtaagtcgccctggataagggtgtctgctaagaaataaataataataataataataaatagaggtGCCACCCAAACATTAGCCCCTCCAGGTGTTCAAAGAGTTAAAAACCCATTCACTATGACTCGGCTGAAGCCAAATTATCCTGCAACACTGCAGTAAATTCATTTCCTGTGCAACAGCACCTATAAAAAATGTACCTTGGTAAATTTTCACAGACATTTTGCTGTCTACCATGCTTGTCCAGTGTTTGCACTATGCTTTACCCTTTACTGTAATTGGTTAAttatcatttttctttattttactatactatgcttttactatggcacgCTGCAGTAAACTTCTACAGTTGAATGTATCGTGTTAATGCAAGATAGGCTTCATCCAAATGAAAATTAAGTCTACAATACTGAACTTGTCATATTGTTGTTTTGATACTGAGATGTAAGGACATGGGCTATTATTACAAAGAGTGTTGTAACACTTTTTGGAttataacaaacaaaatgtaaaaatatattgcacCTTACCTCATCTTTATGTATGTTAATGGCTGAAGAAGAGATGATAAGGCTTGTTTGTGACTGGCTGCTACTACCACTGTCTTCTTTCTGGTAGTCAGTGTCCAGTGAATGGACAGACAGGAGTTGTGCTGCTCTGGGCTTCAATGTCTTTGGCTTTTCTGGGGGATCGGTGAGCCCTTCTAAACTGGCCCCATTGCCAAGAGAGGTCAAAGAGGCTGCACTGGCCCTGCAAGGGTAGCGGAAACTCCGCCTGCTGGCGCCGGGGCGTGGGCTCTGTGGTTTGGGGCTCATGGGTCTCAGGGGAACATCCATTACCCCTGAAGGCGTGGGGTTGCTGGACCAAGATGGCGTTAGTTGGTTAGCTTGTGCTTGCTGACTGCAGGGGCTAATTGGTGTCAATGGGCTGACATCTTCCAGGTGAGAAACATCCAAGTCGTTCTTTGAGGATTCAGATTTTCGTAAACTAGGATCAGAGCAGACAATCGTCAGTCCGTTGGGTGGTCCTTTCCTCTTTTTGCCATCTGCTGATTTGCTTCCTTCCAGAGGGTTTCTTGGGATTTCAACTGTGCTAGCTTCTTCGGTGATGTCACTGGACTTGGTGGCCCTCTTCACAGCAGGAGACGCCCTACCTCCCTGTTTGTCCCTGGATATTCTGGTGGCATACTCGCTGTGGATTTGCCGGTGAGACCTTGGGCTTTGTGCATCTGAGGCCGACACGCCACGTTTCAGTAACTCAGCTTCCTTAGCTTTCTTGAACTTCCTCCAGGAAATCTGTTTGGACTTGGTCTCTTCACTGTCCAGTTTGGAACTGTGCTCCTCATTTTCTTTTTCCAAGGACTTGGACTCGAAGAAGCTTGATAAGGATTTGTGGGCCAGAGCAAACCTCATGCGCAGGTTGAGGCTGTCTGTGCTTTTGCTCCTCTTGTAGCACACGTTCTCCCCAGTTTGAGACTTTTTGGTCTCCTGGTCCCCAGAGCTGCTGATAGTATCACCATCAACAGTGCTTGAACTCTGGTTATACAACTTTCTAACATGTTTTGTCCATGGTGTGGAGGGGTTGAAGCCATTGTCATCCATTTCAATTCTACCACTAAAAAAAGCTTTACTCATATTCTGATTGAGTGTGCTGCTCTTCTCAAAGACATCCTCTTCATCAGAATTATCTGTGATAAGCTCTTCACTCCTAGGAGTGTGCTGAAGATGATCTGACCCATAGGATACATGTGCCCTGTATAAAGGATAATGGATTTTATAAGTGGGTACACCATCCTTGGTCATGTTATCTTGTCCTTTTTCCTCACTGCTGCCCTCCACCTGTGGTGCGCTGGTACTGTCCTTGGAAGGGTTTCCACCATTTTCTTTGTTGTCTCGGGatggtttttttttcctcctaaaCGAGGGCATTTTGGAGAAAACTGATTTTGAGGTCTTGCCAGTCGTGCTGCTCTTGGACGTCTGTTTCTGCACAGCTTTGTGGAGGCTGTTGTTGCTGCCAAGGAATGTATAGAAATTGACATCCATTTCTTCGCTGTTGGTACTAACCCCATCAGCATCCTGCGATACCATTGTGGGACAGAGTTGGCTTTCACTAGTCATGTAACCATTGAGGACGGGGGTCATTTTCCCACTGCTTTCATGTTTGCTTGTGCCAATGCTTTGCTGCTGCTCCTTAACTGTATCTGGTAGCTTATTGGCCAGATCAGAGTCTTTAATTTGACTCAGTCCTGAtgcttttgtttctgcttttcttTCAGTCGTTGACTTATCACTTGAAGTTTTGCCAGTAAACAGATTCTCATTAGCAGTTACCCTGCTTCGTAGGAGTTCTGTACCTATACTAACTTCTTGATCGGTCTCCTGGCAGCTGATTAAACTGGATTCATCCTTCAGTTGTATTTCATCCGGGAAACTTGCCACCAGAATGGTCTGGAGATTGTTTACCAACCCCAAGTTATAATTTATTTCTGGTTCTAAGCTCCCCTCTTCAGGAATTTCATGGGCAGACAGGATCGATTCACAACACAGTTGAGTTGTTTCACTGTTTTGTTctggtaatatgcatgatgtaGTTTTTAAACCTTCCTTTGCATCAAAAGATAGACCACtgactgctgtttctcttaaaagATTTTTACTGTTTTCCTCCTCTTCTACCGTCTGTAATAAAATCTCTCTTGCCTCTGAGAGTCTTGCCGAGGAGCTCTGTCCTGTATCAACAGGATTCTCTGGAACAATCGTCTTTCTTTGGGCAAGGAATTTGCTACTCACACTGTGGTCAGACTTCTTAAAACCTACGTCTGGACTGGCTTTAATTGTGTTACCGTTTGCCACAACTACTGTGTTACCTGCACTGTCAGAAGACTTTCTGTTAGTCTGTGAGTCGGTATGACACCCAGAACCAGTGCTACTGTTTTCAATCCCTGTATTCAATGTACAATCTCTAGCATCCTGGGTCACTACACTTGCATTTGTGTGACACACACTGCTGACCACACTCTCCTTCTGAGAGGTCTTGAATTCATTTGTGACAGAAGTTTCAATCTGGGGAGCAGTTTTAATACAAGCGTGATCAGATTCTAGATCTTCATCACTTGTCCCTGAAACCAACTCATTGCTGCTCCAATTTGGTTCATAGTCTAGGTTGCTTGGGGTCTCCTCTACATCTGCAATGCTTGGCTTGAATTCTGAACAACTGGGAGAACTCACTTGTTTTTCCTGATTATTAATAATGACAATATAATTTATATCTGCTTGCAAATGGCAATGATTTTCTCTAAGATTATCCTTAAAGTGAATTCTAACTGCTTCCTCTGACAAAAAATCCGGCGGCTCTTCAGTTAATTGACAAGCATGATCACTACAGATTCCAACTAGTACCTGGTCTACCTCTGTTCTTATAGGGTGGTCAGCATTGTATGTTTCTGTATTGTTATTACTGTCTGATTGGGGTTCAGGGGGGGTGGTGTTATTCTCAAAATAAGTTTCCTCAGAAACGCTATTAAATTGTGCACTTGTGCTCACTGTTATTTGTATTGTCTTAAGTGGAATTTCACTTAAGACTGAGTTATtgtcttttaaactttctctctgAAAAATGTCAGTTTCAGTGCCCGTTTCACATTCTTGCAAATTATTAGATTCCACAGCTGTTTTAGTCTTTACTTCATCTATTCCAGATTTTCCATCTGAAGTATGGTCCAGGCTTTGATCAAAATTTACCTCCAAATCAGCCTGAATTACATTTGAATTGGCTACAGGGCAGGGTTCATTTAGTTCTGCTGAAtttgttgaaatggttgttgtcACATCTGGTGGGATCTCCAATGTCTCTGAGCTAGTCCCTTGCCCTGTACTGCTCCCTTCAGGACATATTTCTTGCAGGACACAAAAACTTTCAGATTCAGAAGATGAACCATTTAACTGTACCTTCAGTTCAGGCAGACCAGATTCAGGCAAACCTGCACAAACGTTCTCACAGTTTGCATCAGAAGACTCTACACAATGCTGTTCTGCAGTACCATCAGAAGTTCGTTCCTCCACCCCTGAATTTGAATCTGAACCATCATCTTCTGGCTTTGATTGAGTCTCTAAACAAATCTGACTGTCCTCTATTCCAGGTGCATCCTGATTCAGTTCAGATTCCACCTGACTCAAAGATTCTAGTAGCTCAGCAACAATTGTGCGTATCTCTGAACTTGTCTCAGAATACAAAGGTCTTTCTTCTGTATAATCTATAAAAGTATAAAAATGGTGTTCTACTTCATCCTGTGCTGCAGGGGAGTCAGTTGTCCCTAAAATTGCAACAGGACTACTTAGATCGGCAGTGGATCCTGCTGCAGGCTCTGGCTCGTCAGGTACTACGTTATGTTCAGCTGATGCTGGATTTGCTTCAGGGTGAAGTTTGTTTGATTTTAACTTCTTATTTGTAAAGTTCAGTACCTGACTTGCTTTAGTAACACCCTGACCTGATATGGTGTCTACAAAGATGGAAATTCCAGCTTCCTTTAGTGGTGTTTCTGTATTCAAAATAACAAGTGATTGTTCCGTTTGTGCCACAGAAGTAGCACCAGTCACTTCTGGTTCTGACAGAAGAGGATTTTCATCTTGCCTTTCGCATGCTGATTCTAAATCTTGCTCCACAGAAACCAGTTCTGAGTCAGATTTGTAATCCTTTTCATGTAGGTGTTGAAGAACAGGAATAACATCACAAGCCTTTCGATGTGTATTCGATGAACCTTCGGCTGAACCCAAGCTGATATCGTTCAGTTCGGATTTGATTTCCAGTTGGCAGTCTGTTCTGTTCTCATCAGCCCTGGACTCTGTTACTGCAGAGTCTTCATAGCCATCTGGGCTTGTGTCAGAAAGAGTGTCACTGTCCCATGACTGTGGGTCAAAATACTCCTCTGTTGCTTCGTGTGCAGGTTCAGTAGCAGTATCACTTGATTCCTTTGTTTGCAGTGTTTCCTCTGGGCTAGGGCCGGAATCCCGATCTTCTATGAAATCAGTTTCACTTGCAGGGTCTTCTGTTTCTGTGGCCTGGGAAAATATAAGAAAAAACACTTAGTCAACATAAAGCAGGAGTAAATTTTGAGTAAATTTGTTAATGGGTGTTTCATGTCATCTATAttttcctaatatatatatattttacattgtacctgtttaacaatgtaatgtgGTGAGTGTTCTGTATGACACTATGACACTCCTTATGTGCCACACCTCCTTTCTTTCCAGCAAACAAATATTCTGACAAGATTCCTGATTGTGGGGAAGGCAGCTGGGGAGACATATCAATGTAGCACATACTTCAGTGCTAAAATGCTCACCCTTCTCACTTCCCCATAATCaacagcaatcttttttttttttttttttttttaataaatttggaatcgccaattgttttttaccccattttctccccaatttgaaatgcacaattttaagcctggttcaccgctgcaaccctcacactgactcgggagagatgaagacatACACACGCGTCCTCTAAAACGTGTGTCatcagccacctcagagctacagcgacagaggaccacacagctctgggcagcttgcaggcaggcccgcagTATCTGTGCTGAAAAGATTTTGGTATATGCTGAATATCTCTACAGTATTTGAAGATACTGATAACAGATAAGTTCCAATATACTGTATCAAACCAAATAAATGTGTGCAGTTTTTGCAGTGCACCATGCCTTCGCCATGCTTTCCCCTTGCATTTACTACAGATAATCATACTATACCATAAGTTCTTATGATTTACCATGCATTAATGCACTTTGTTTTTACCACAGTATATAGTTTTGTATCAGGATCTGACTGTAAACTCTACATCTCTGGAAGAGATCTCCCTGGAAAGACTTTAAAACTAACGTGTTGTTTTCTTCTAGGACACatcataaaaaaagagaaaaagaatgaGACGCTCTTTCTGTGTGAAAAGCACAGACTTCCATCTGTCACTTGCTAATTGATCTCGCTGTGAGAAACTTTGCAGTCAGCCATGCCTCAGTGTCAGCCTTATAAACACTGCCACCCTGTACATCACAGATCGACACTGTATAATAACAGAGAAGGATATACTGTACTCTCGCTAGACATCACTATTATCTTCAATAAAACCCTCACAGTGCACAAACAAAGATAAACTAGGCTTCCTAACTGTatgaaaatattacaaaataaatatcaaCATCTCCACATATGAAAAGATTTTTTAACATTGTGTGATTAAAGGTATGTTATTTGTAGGTTGAGCAATTTAGAGCCTGCATATAAAAGATACAGTCAAGATTTGTTTTGTTCATCTGTACTGCTGGTGCACTATGGCACCTTGGTCTGTTTGTTTAACTTTGTTTCAGTATTACTGTCATGGGCCAACACTGACAAATGTGAGCACTGGCAGGAACCCGAGTAATCATACTATTGGATTGAAGACTGATGCCGAATGCTGCATGAAGATAGAACAATAAGGAACATGTCATGAATTAGCAGCATGCAGAGGGTTTTATTTCAATTACGTACCAATGCACTTTAGATTAAGAGAAACTAAAACAACTCCTAGTTCACAAGGCAACTCCTACATAGTTTCAGTAATAGACTTGGATTTTGGAGTTTGATCAATGTAGTCTGACAATTCTGAGCTACAGTATATAATATTGGCCATTGCAGTGAGACCAGTTGTTGTTGAGTTTTACGATACaattgtttcatttatttctaGAAATTTGAGCCTCTATAACCTGGTGAAATAAGCCTGGATTTACTTTGACTGTTCGTTTTTGGGCCCAAACCATCTCTAATagaactactgtaaaaaaaacactgcccCCATTCCTAGAGACAAAGACATACACTTTACAATACTGTCTGACTCTCCCTCCCCTCACACCCCATTTCCCTTCCACAAGCTAATTATTATGAGCTACCCTAGATGAATGGTGAGATAGACGCATGAAGGAGGTTCCAGGTGGTTTTATTAAATTACTGAAGGTATTGGGTTTTGCTGATTCCACAATCTCAACAATCATTACAAATTATTTAACGTAaccacaaatgtgaaaataaaaacttaaaacatCTTCAACCATGATCAAGCATACCAATACCCACCCTAAATCTGGTGCTAAGACCATTTCGGATTAGTAGGTTAACAATAAGAACTGTTTGGAATCAAATCTGacataataacaaaacaaacaaaaacatgatgaAGACCATTTACAGTTCTCTATAGCAGTTTTAGCATAACATTCGTTCAGTGACCTTCATAACAGcgttattttgtactttttaaagCAGTTGATGTGCCTTACTTCAAATGAATTCCAAGTCCCTTCTAGACATTTCCTTCACCTCTGAATTCCGATTTGTGAGTTCTCACATTTCCCCCTGGATCACACTTACCAGGAATGAGCCCAGTAAATTCATAAGCCCTTGCAATCTCAGATCAACTcaatacaaaatgaatagaatTACCCAGCTGAGCACGGCTCCCATCGTCTTTCGCCCTCTGCTCTTGTGCAGTGCAGTTTCTCTGGAGGTATGCTGCCAAGATctgttgtgcttttttttcttttgtttagttttttactgCCCAATTTCCTCAGAGCCTGACCTTGATATATGAGAGTTCTGGATTCCAATGACGTCTTCAATAATCAGGTCTTCGATATCTGCATAAACTTGTCCAAACAACAAGTTCCAACAGCTTGACTTAATTGTGTGTGCACAAACTTTACTAAGCCATGGACACCCTTAACTGACAACAAACACAGGCACACGTTCTATTTTCTGTCGGATGTCAAGTGTCACGGAAAGCCACAGACAAGCTTACAGCTGTAGTGTCCAACACAATTCTAAAAACATTTTCAGAATACTGCCACCTTAAAACCGCGTGATATAACTATCATATTTGTAGTTATTTCCTGTACGACGGTATCAGTACAACAGCAAAAGACAATACCTTTTTAGTTGATTCTGTTTGTTTCATGAGTTAAAAATATTGGGTCTTTTCTGCGGGTATAATAACATGCGTGCCTGTTTAGATCGCAAAGTGATAAAGAGGCAAGAAGGATTcaaaagaaagtgtgtgtgttggggggggcaCTTCAGTTCCCCGCAGTGAGAACTATCTTAGTGGAATGTAAACAAGCTGGGCAGTCTTCACATGCGGATAGAGAGCACAGAAGGTTAAACTGTGGAAGAATGTAACAAATAGACACCAAGGAATTAACAAGCTCCTTTGGGATTTCTCATAATAGTACAGACAGGAATATGGCAACTGAATTGGCTACTAGAGCCAGGCCTCAATAAACACCTATTTTGGATTGTAAATCCTTACAGTATACCGGGAATAGGAAAGCTTGCTGGCATGCTGAAAAGCACTGAACCTCTTTGTGAACAGAATAGCAGTTGACTTGAAGTTGACTGTGATGTGAGCGGAGAACTCAAATTTACATACTGAGGGCTTCCTGAAACAGCAGTGCCTGTCTGGGTGGGCCGCAGAAGCAGCATTGTAGGAGCAAAAATGCCTCgtgcaaaacaaaaagaacagaataaaaCCACTGATGTTGTTAAACTATTAATCACCATAAAAAGCTAAAGAGAAACTAGTGTCCGTGCACTGCGGTATGTGTGACAGAAGAAATGGCTTTACTATTGCTATAGTGGGCCACCTGCCAAATGGAGATGAAAAGGTAGCTACAGTATAATATGTAGGTACAGCTATTTATGAAGCTATTTAATTAGCTTGGATCTCATAGCAGAGTGACTGGACTGGGCAGCCCAATGGGACACTGAATCATAAGTGGAAGAAGCAATCCCAGCATTTAGCAGATACACTCCCCAGCACTTAGCAGATTATCCCAGCATTTAGCAGATACACAATGCCTGCTTTCATTCACATTTATTCAGATTCATTATTGGGTATGTCCACTTACCCAAACTGACTAATGAATAACAAAGTTTGCATTCCCGaatcgtaacatgaccaaggcATACTGATATTCAATAAACATCCATAATGATGCAATTATAGTTTATTTAACAATACACAAGACTGTATTATGATACTCCTAAAACAATACACTACAAATATGGACACAATAGTGTATTCCAGTATTTTGTTCCAAAACCAATCAGACTCTGATTCCAGACAAAACACATccaacaaataaaacacttttctTCCTGCTAAAGATTTACATTTGACaatattgtttttatcattttctgatAGTCTAGGCTGCATAGCCGTTTTTACTGTACATAAAAGTTGGTTGTCCCTTTAAAGGAGCCTTTCACCTGTATCCACTGCCATCGACCTTGCTTGGTGCCAATCTGTGACAACAGAGAACTGACGCACAGGGCACTGCATTGTAACTCTGACAGCTATGTGATGATCTTACAGAATGCTCAACAGCTGTCATTCCTAACAGTGGTGGGAGTGTAAGAGTTAATAATTCAGAATTGTAGGTCAGAGATCAGTGTTGCCAAAAGTCAGTGATAGATTACAACTGACATGTAAAGCCCTTTGAGTCAGTACTGTAGCTTCAGTATATATCATGTGCAACATATGCATAGTTTGCTTATATCCTGTTTTGCTACTTTGACCTAACTTTCAATAACTCAGGCATTTAGGACTGTACTGTTAGAATATGTCATCAAGACATATCTACGTAATGAAGAGACACATTGCACAGTAGCATCACAATGATGATATTTACATCTGCAGTATGTGAAATATCTTCTTTTATCAAGTGCTTTACCAAAAATTTCAATTAGGTTTAGCAGTCCAAAACAGGCTTGGTTGTCTCTATCAACCAGAGCCATATCAGTCCAAGAGTACTTATTGAAGAGCAAGCATGGCTGTAGAGGCTCACAATAATGACGGAACTGTATGTATCACTACTGGCTAATTGAAATGGTGCTATAAACAATCTCCTTCTAATCCCCCTCTTAGTAACAGCCTGACCTTGGCATCTGTGCTCTTCAGAAGGaacaactttgttttttttttgtttttttcccccccaagaaCATCTTTCCTGTTTGGATAATAACTTTTACAGCACAGACTAAACCAGCTTTACAGACACCAGTAACACAGGACTTGCCTGAAAAGTGCAGCCCAAAATAGACACTATGAAGCTATTCACCTAGAAATTCCACCAAGCTCTCAGTAAAGATTCAGGGGGAACTGCAATTCCACCACCGACACACAAGCCGTGTCTGCTGTCTTTCTTTGGCTTTCTGACAAACAAGGGGAGGAAAACCTGAGGGGAGGTTAAGAAAGCCACCGCATTTGCCAAAATCAACAGCTGGCAAGTTACCAGAGCATCCCTGGCATGAGGCCTTACAAAGCAATTCTCCTGAGGTTGTAACAAGGGCTGCCTTCCAAAAACATCTGTGAAGATTCTTCAATGACTCTATATTCAGAAGAAGGA
The sequence above is drawn from the Acipenser ruthenus chromosome 12, fAciRut3.2 maternal haplotype, whole genome shotgun sequence genome and encodes:
- the LOC117417366 gene encoding uncharacterized protein LOC117417366 isoform X6, with the translated sequence MGAVLSWATETEDPASETDFIEDRDSGPSPEETLQTKESSDTATEPAHEATEEYFDPQSWDSDTLSDTSPDGYEDSAVTESRADENRTDCQLEIKSELNDISLGSAEGSSNTHRKACDVIPVLQHLHEKDYKSDSELVSVEQDLESACERQDENPLLSEPEVTGATSVAQTEQSLVILNTETPLKEAGISIFVDTISGQGVTKASQVLNFTNKKLKSNKLHPEANPASAEHNVVPDEPEPAAGSTADLSSPVAILGTTDSPAAQDEVEHHFYTFIDYTEERPLYSETSSEIRTIVAELLESLSQVESELNQDAPGIEDSQICLETQSKPEDDGSDSNSGVEERTSDGTAEQHCVESSDANCENVCAGLPESGLPELKVQLNGSSSESESFCVLQEICPEGSSTGQGTSSETLEIPPDVTTTISTNSAELNEPCPVANSNVIQADLEVNFDQSLDHTSDGKSGIDEVKTKTAVESNNLQECETGTETDIFQRESLKDNNSVLSEIPLKTIQITVSTSAQFNSVSEETYFENNTTPPEPQSDSNNNTETYNADHPIRTEVDQVLVGICSDHACQLTEEPPDFLSEEAVRIHFKDNLRENHCHLQADINYIVIINNQEKQVSSPSCSEFKPSIADVEETPSNLDYEPNWSSNELVSGTSDEDLESDHACIKTAPQIETSVTNEFKTSQKESVVSSVCHTNASVVTQDARDCTLNTGIENSSTGSGCHTDSQTNRKSSDSAGNTVVVANGNTIKASPDVGFKKSDHSVSSKFLAQRKTIVPENPVDTGQSSSARLSEAREILLQTVEEEENSKNLLRETAVSGLSFDAKEGLKTTSCILPEQNSETTQLCCESILSAHEIPEEGSLEPEINYNLGLVNNLQTILVASFPDEIQLKDESSLISCQETDQEVSIGTELLRSRVTANENLFTGKTSSDKSTTERKAETKASGLSQIKDSDLANKLPDTVKEQQQSIGTSKHESSGKMTPVLNGYMTSESQLCPTMVSQDADGVSTNSEEMDVNFYTFLGSNNSLHKAVQKQTSKSSTTGKTSKSVFSKMPSFRRKKKPSRDNKENGGNPSKDSTSAPQVEGSSEEKGQDNMTKDGVPTYKIHYPLYRAHVSYGSDHLQHTPRSEELITDNSDEEDVFEKSSTLNQNMSKAFFSGRIEMDDNGFNPSTPWTKHVRKLYNQSSSTVDGDTISSSGDQETKKSQTGENVCYKRSKSTDSLNLRMRFALAHKSLSSFFESKSLEKENEEHSSKLDSEETKSKQISWRKFKKAKEAELLKRGVSASDAQSPRSHRQIHSEYATRISRDKQGGRASPAVKRATKSSDITEEASTVEIPRNPLEGSKSADGKKRKGPPNGLTIVCSDPSLRKSESSKNDLDVSHLEDVSPLTPISPCSQQAQANQLTPSWSSNPTPSGVMDVPLRPMSPKPQSPRPGASRRSFRYPCRASAASLTSLGNGASLEGLTDPPEKPKTLKPRAAQLLSVHSLDTDYQKEDSGSSSQSQTSLIISSSAINIHKDEDTIKSPVQTPDQSLTLRKKYPSPTSPPRRPFSDLGSWTLPLSRATESPWMSSEKKMKELVKQCSSDDLWIVEEKRRKQKLAREMPVSFSRQGAELSDDLWKARVRLSLTTSVPFPPLPLKAHSFSQSTPIGLDCLGWRRRISYPVITDGAHDKTALMDDVGSEEDLYEDFRSSNHRFGHPGGGGEQLAINELISDGSTVYAEALWDHVTMDDQELGFKAGDVIEVVDATNKEWWWGRILDSEGWFPASFVRLRVNQDEPMEEYLAKLEDGKAEDSSSSVRRHGPGFPSKDQMRTNVINEIMSTEKDYMKHLKDICEGYIKQCRKRTDMFTEEQLCIIFGNIDEIYRTQKKFLKGLEKRFNKENPHLSEIGFCFLEHQTDFQIYSEYCNNHPNACVELSKLMKVNKYVFFFEACRLLQKMIDISLDGFLLTPVQKICKYPLQLAELLKYTNPQHRDYKDVEAALNAMKNVARLINERKRRLENIDKIAQWQSSIEDWEGEDLLSKSSELIYSGEMAKISQPQAKSQQRMFFLFDHQLVFCKKDLLRRDMLYYKGRIDMDDMEVLDVDDGKDKDFNVSVKNAFKLRSLLCDEVHLLCAKKPEHKQRWLRAFDDERRQVQHDRETGFAITEVQKKQAMQNACKTHPAGKPKDIQHLLGSGSSLSQSSSCIHEPASPQPKPPPSPAAIPKTPRMTQKRLLLQKGVCVTPRALRRAMSWMSSQGKDLFH